A genomic region of Mycobacterium senriense contains the following coding sequences:
- the adh gene encoding aldehyde dehydrogenase translates to MTVFARPGSPGALMSYESRYQNFIGGQWVAPVKGRYFENPTPVTGQTFCEVARSDEADVEKALDAAHAAAPAWGKTAPAERAAILNKIADRIEEHTAALAVAEVWDNGKPIREALAADIPLAADHFRYFAGALRAQEGSLSQIDDDTVAYHFHEPLGVVGQIIPWNFPILMGAWKLAPALAAGNAVVLKPAEQTPVSILYLMSLIGDLLPAGVINVVNGFGAEAGKPLASSNRIAKIAFTGETTTGRLIMQYASQNLIPVTLELGGKSPNIFFSDVMAKADDYQDKALEGFTMFALNQGEVCTCPSRSLVQADISDEFLELAAIRTKAVRQGDPLDSETMLGSQASNDQLEKVLSYIEIGKDEGAKVITGGERAELGGDLSGGFYMQPTIFGGNNKMRVFQEEIFGPVVTVTSFADYDDAISIANDTLYGLGAGVWSRDGNTAYRAGRDIQAGRVWVNCYHVYPAHAAFGGYKQSGIGRENHKMMLDHYQQTKNMLVSYSEKAQGFF, encoded by the coding sequence ATGACTGTTTTCGCACGTCCAGGTTCTCCCGGGGCATTGATGTCGTATGAATCCCGCTACCAGAACTTCATCGGCGGGCAGTGGGTCGCCCCGGTGAAGGGGCGCTACTTCGAGAACCCGACACCGGTGACCGGCCAGACGTTCTGCGAGGTGGCCCGTTCCGACGAGGCGGACGTCGAGAAGGCGCTCGACGCCGCGCACGCGGCGGCTCCGGCGTGGGGTAAGACGGCGCCGGCCGAGCGGGCCGCGATCCTGAACAAGATCGCCGACCGCATCGAGGAGCACACCGCCGCGCTGGCGGTGGCCGAGGTCTGGGACAACGGCAAGCCGATCCGCGAGGCGCTGGCCGCCGACATTCCGTTGGCCGCCGACCACTTCCGGTATTTCGCCGGGGCGCTGCGCGCGCAGGAGGGCTCGCTGAGCCAGATCGACGACGACACCGTGGCCTACCACTTCCACGAGCCGCTCGGCGTGGTCGGGCAGATCATCCCGTGGAACTTCCCCATCCTGATGGGTGCCTGGAAACTGGCGCCCGCGCTGGCGGCGGGCAACGCGGTGGTGCTCAAACCCGCTGAGCAGACGCCGGTTTCGATCCTCTACCTGATGTCGCTGATCGGCGATTTGTTGCCGGCCGGAGTGATCAACGTCGTCAACGGGTTCGGCGCCGAGGCAGGCAAGCCGCTGGCGTCGAGCAACCGGATCGCCAAGATCGCGTTCACCGGCGAGACCACCACCGGGCGACTGATCATGCAGTACGCGTCGCAGAACCTGATCCCGGTCACGCTGGAACTCGGGGGCAAGAGCCCCAACATCTTCTTCTCCGACGTGATGGCCAAGGCCGACGACTACCAGGACAAGGCGCTGGAGGGCTTCACCATGTTCGCCCTCAACCAGGGTGAGGTGTGCACCTGCCCGTCGCGCAGCCTGGTCCAGGCCGACATCTCCGACGAGTTCCTCGAGCTGGCCGCGATCCGCACCAAGGCGGTCCGCCAGGGCGATCCGCTGGACAGCGAGACCATGCTGGGGTCGCAGGCGTCCAACGACCAGCTGGAAAAGGTGTTGTCCTACATCGAGATCGGCAAGGACGAGGGCGCCAAGGTGATCACCGGCGGCGAACGCGCCGAGCTCGGCGGCGACCTGTCCGGCGGCTTCTACATGCAGCCCACCATCTTCGGCGGCAACAACAAGATGCGGGTGTTCCAGGAGGAGATCTTCGGGCCGGTGGTGACGGTGACGTCGTTCGCCGATTACGACGACGCCATCTCGATCGCCAACGACACCCTCTACGGCCTGGGCGCGGGGGTGTGGAGCCGCGACGGCAACACCGCCTACCGGGCCGGGCGCGACATCCAGGCCGGCCGGGTGTGGGTGAACTGCTATCACGTCTATCCCGCCCACGCGGCGTTCGGCGGCTACAAGCAGTCCGGCATCGGCCGGGAGAACCACAAGATGATGCTGGACCACTACCAGCAGACCAAGAACATGCTGGTGTCCTACTCCGAGAAGGCGCAAGGGTTCTTCTGA
- the aceA gene encoding isocitrate lyase, which yields MSVVGTPKSAEQIQKDWDTNPRWKDVTRTYTAKDVVALQGTVVEEATLARRGAEVLWEQLHDLEYINALGALTGNMAVQQVRAGLKAIYLSGWQVAGDANLSGHTYPDQSLYPANSVPQVVRRINNALLRADEIAAVEGDTSVKNWLAPIVADGEAGFGGALNVYELQKAMIAAGVAGSHWEDQLASEKKCGHLGGKVLIPTQQHIRTLTSARLAADVCDVPTVVIARTDAEAATLITSDVDERDQPFITGERTKEGFYRVRNGLEPCIARAKAYAPFSDLIWMETGTPDLELAAKFAEGVKSEFPDQMLAYNCSPSFNWRKHLDDSTIAKFQKELAAMGFKFQFITLAGFHALNYSMFDLAYGYARNQMSAYVELQEREFAAEERGYTATKHQREVGAGYFDRIATTVDPSSSTTALTGSTEEGQFH from the coding sequence ATGTCTGTCGTTGGCACCCCCAAGAGCGCCGAACAGATCCAGAAGGACTGGGACACCAACCCGCGTTGGAAGGATGTGACCCGGACCTACACCGCCAAGGACGTCGTCGCCCTGCAGGGCACCGTCGTCGAGGAGGCCACCCTGGCCCGTCGCGGTGCCGAGGTGCTGTGGGAGCAGCTTCACGACCTGGAGTACATCAACGCGCTCGGTGCCCTGACCGGCAACATGGCGGTCCAGCAGGTGCGCGCCGGCCTCAAGGCCATCTACCTGTCCGGTTGGCAGGTCGCCGGTGACGCCAACCTGTCCGGCCACACCTACCCCGACCAGAGCCTCTACCCGGCCAACTCGGTGCCGCAGGTGGTGCGTCGGATCAACAACGCGCTGCTGCGCGCCGACGAGATCGCCGCGGTCGAGGGTGACACCTCGGTGAAGAACTGGCTGGCGCCGATCGTCGCCGACGGTGAGGCCGGCTTCGGTGGTGCGCTCAACGTCTACGAGTTGCAGAAGGCCATGATCGCCGCCGGTGTGGCGGGGTCGCACTGGGAGGACCAGCTGGCCTCGGAGAAGAAGTGTGGCCACCTGGGTGGCAAGGTGCTGATCCCGACCCAGCAGCACATCCGCACCCTGACCTCGGCCCGCCTGGCCGCCGACGTGTGCGACGTGCCGACGGTCGTCATCGCCCGCACCGACGCCGAGGCCGCCACGCTGATCACCTCCGATGTCGACGAGCGCGACCAGCCGTTCATCACCGGTGAGCGCACCAAGGAGGGCTTCTACCGGGTCCGCAATGGCCTCGAGCCGTGCATCGCCCGGGCCAAGGCCTACGCGCCGTTCTCCGACCTGATCTGGATGGAGACCGGTACTCCGGACCTCGAGCTCGCCGCCAAGTTCGCCGAGGGCGTCAAGTCCGAGTTCCCGGATCAGATGCTGGCCTACAACTGCTCGCCGTCGTTCAACTGGCGCAAGCACCTGGACGACTCCACCATCGCGAAGTTCCAAAAGGAGCTTGCGGCAATGGGATTCAAGTTCCAGTTCATCACGCTGGCCGGCTTCCACGCGCTGAACTACTCGATGTTCGATCTGGCCTACGGCTACGCCCGCAACCAGATGAGCGCCTACGTCGAGCTGCAGGAGCGCGAGTTCGCCGCCGAGGAGCGTGGCTACACCGCCACCAAGCACCAGCGTGAGGTGGGTGCCGGTTACTTCGACCGCATCGCCACCACGGTGGACCCGTCCTCGTCGACCACCGCGCTGACCGGCTCGACCGAAGAGGGTCAGTTTCACTGA
- a CDS encoding acyl-[acyl-carrier-protein] thioesterase produces MSLDKQLMPVPDGHPDVFDRQWPLRVGDIDRTGRLRLDASARHIQDIGQDQLREMGFEETHPLWIVRRTMLDLIRPIEFNDMLRLRRWCSGTSNRWCEMRVRIDGKRGAGLIESEAFWININRETQMPSRIADDFLAGLHKTTSVDRLRWKSYLKPGSRDDAVEIHEFPVRVTDIDLFDHMNNSVYWSVIEDYLASHPELMQPPLRITIEHEAPVALGDKLDIISHVHPAGSTEQFGPELADRTVTTLTYAVGDEAKAVAAIFAR; encoded by the coding sequence GTGAGCCTGGATAAACAACTGATGCCGGTGCCCGACGGCCACCCTGACGTTTTCGATCGCCAGTGGCCGTTGCGGGTCGGCGACATCGACCGCACGGGCCGGTTGCGGCTGGACGCCTCCGCGCGCCACATCCAGGACATCGGTCAGGACCAGCTGCGCGAGATGGGCTTCGAGGAGACCCACCCGCTGTGGATCGTCCGGCGCACCATGCTCGACCTGATCCGGCCGATCGAATTCAACGACATGCTGCGCCTGCGCAGATGGTGTTCGGGCACCTCGAACCGCTGGTGTGAGATGCGGGTTCGGATCGATGGGAAGCGCGGCGCCGGGCTCATCGAGTCCGAGGCCTTCTGGATCAACATCAACCGCGAGACCCAGATGCCCTCGCGCATCGCCGACGACTTCCTGGCCGGCCTGCACAAGACGACCTCCGTGGACCGGCTGCGGTGGAAGTCCTATCTGAAGCCGGGGAGCCGCGACGACGCGGTCGAGATCCACGAGTTCCCGGTCCGGGTCACCGACATCGACCTGTTCGACCACATGAACAACTCCGTGTACTGGAGTGTGATCGAGGACTACCTGGCATCGCATCCAGAACTGATGCAGCCGCCGCTGCGCATCACGATCGAGCACGAGGCGCCGGTGGCGCTGGGCGACAAGCTCGACATCATCTCGCACGTCCACCCGGCCGGATCCACCGAACAATTCGGCCCCGAGCTGGCCGATCGCACTGTTACAACGCTCACATACGCCGTCGGCGACGAGGCCAAAGCTGTCGCCGCGATCTTTGCTCGCTAA
- the lpdA gene encoding dihydrolipoyl dehydrogenase, with protein sequence MTSHYDVVVLGAGPGGYVAAIRAAQLGLNTAVVEPKYWGGVCLNVGCIPSKALLRNAELVHIFTKEAKTFGISGEATFDYGIAFDRSRKVAEGRVAGVHFLMKKNKITEIHGYGRFTDANTISVELNEGGTETVTFDNAIIATGSSTRLVPGTSLSANVVTYEELILSRELPESIIIAGCGAIGMEFGYVLKNYGVDVTIVEFLARALPNEDADASKEVERQFKKLGIKILTGTKVESISDNGSEVTVAVSKDGKAEEIKAAKVLQAIGFAPNVEGFGLEAAGVALTDRKAIGITDYMRTNIEHIYAIGDVTGKLQLAHVAEAQGVVAAETIAGAETLALGDYRMLPRATFCQPNVASFGLTEEQARDEGHDVVVAKFPFTANGKAHGVGDPSGFVKLIADAKYGELLGGHLVGHDVSELLPELTLAQKWDLTATELARNVHTHPTMSEALQECFHGLTGHMINF encoded by the coding sequence GTGACTTCTCACTATGACGTCGTCGTCCTCGGGGCCGGTCCCGGCGGATATGTCGCAGCCATTCGCGCCGCGCAGCTCGGCCTGAACACCGCGGTCGTCGAACCGAAGTACTGGGGCGGGGTCTGCCTCAACGTCGGCTGCATCCCGTCCAAGGCGCTGCTGCGCAATGCCGAACTCGTTCACATTTTCACCAAAGAGGCCAAGACGTTCGGCATCAGTGGCGAGGCGACGTTCGACTACGGGATCGCGTTCGACCGCAGCCGCAAGGTGGCGGAGGGCCGCGTCGCCGGCGTGCACTTCCTGATGAAGAAGAACAAGATCACCGAAATCCATGGTTACGGCCGCTTTACCGACGCCAACACGATCTCGGTCGAGCTCAACGAGGGCGGCACCGAAACCGTCACCTTCGACAACGCCATCATCGCCACGGGCAGCAGCACCCGCCTGGTCCCCGGCACGTCGCTGTCGGCCAACGTGGTCACCTATGAGGAACTGATCCTGTCCCGGGAGTTGCCGGAGTCGATCATCATCGCCGGTTGCGGAGCGATCGGCATGGAGTTCGGCTATGTACTGAAGAACTACGGCGTCGACGTGACCATCGTGGAGTTTCTGGCGCGCGCCCTGCCCAACGAGGACGCCGACGCGTCCAAGGAGGTCGAGAGGCAGTTCAAGAAGCTGGGCATCAAAATCCTCACCGGAACGAAAGTCGAGTCCATCTCCGACAACGGCTCGGAGGTGACCGTCGCCGTCAGCAAGGACGGTAAGGCCGAGGAGATCAAGGCCGCGAAGGTGTTGCAGGCCATCGGGTTTGCGCCCAACGTCGAAGGCTTCGGCCTGGAGGCGGCCGGCGTCGCGCTGACCGATCGCAAGGCCATCGGGATCACCGACTACATGCGCACCAACATCGAGCACATCTACGCCATCGGCGACGTCACCGGCAAGCTGCAGCTGGCCCATGTCGCCGAGGCCCAGGGCGTGGTGGCCGCCGAAACCATCGCCGGCGCAGAGACTTTGGCGCTCGGTGATTACCGGATGTTGCCACGCGCGACGTTCTGCCAACCCAACGTCGCGAGCTTCGGTCTCACCGAGGAGCAGGCCCGCGACGAAGGCCACGACGTTGTGGTGGCCAAGTTCCCGTTCACTGCGAACGGCAAGGCCCACGGTGTGGGCGACCCCAGCGGGTTCGTCAAGCTGATCGCCGACGCCAAATACGGTGAACTGCTGGGCGGACACCTGGTCGGCCATGACGTCTCCGAACTGCTTCCGGAGCTGACGCTGGCCCAGAAGTGGGACCTGACCGCCACCGAGCTGGCCCGCAATGTGCACACCCACCCGACCATGTCCGAGGCGCTGCAGGAATGCTTCCACGGCCTGACCGGGCACATGATCAATTTCTGA
- a CDS encoding putative holin → MIPLPRPWLLASAMLIGSAVGLLAGVACAADVHASVRPGIAIAAVVGILSVVGLTTILFSGRRWVTMLGAFLLSVAPGWFGVLVALRVTAGA, encoded by the coding sequence GTGATCCCTCTTCCGCGCCCGTGGTTGTTGGCCAGCGCCATGCTGATCGGCAGTGCGGTCGGACTTTTGGCGGGCGTGGCGTGCGCCGCGGACGTCCACGCCAGCGTCCGGCCGGGCATCGCGATCGCGGCGGTGGTGGGCATCCTCAGCGTCGTCGGGCTGACGACGATCCTGTTTTCCGGACGCCGCTGGGTCACCATGCTGGGCGCGTTCCTGTTGTCGGTGGCGCCGGGCTGGTTCGGCGTGCTGGTCGCGTTGCGGGTGACCGCCGGTGCCTGA
- a CDS encoding carboxymuconolactone decarboxylase family protein: protein MTGALEGRIPPGRFRELGPINWVIAKLGARTVAAPEMHLFTTLGQRRLLFWTWLAYGGRLLRGKLPTIDTELVILRVAHLRACEYELQHHRRMARAAGLDADLQAAIFAWPEQLDPVDARLTVRQQALLAATDEFVKDRTVTADTWRQLATHLDRRQLIEFCLLASQYDGLAATMSALDIPLDHPPQL, encoded by the coding sequence GTGACCGGCGCGCTGGAAGGACGCATCCCGCCGGGGCGGTTTCGCGAACTGGGACCGATCAATTGGGTGATCGCGAAGCTGGGGGCTCGCACCGTGGCCGCCCCGGAGATGCACCTGTTCACCACGCTGGGTCAGCGCCGGTTGCTGTTCTGGACGTGGCTGGCGTACGGGGGACGGCTGCTGCGCGGGAAGCTTCCCACCATCGACACCGAACTGGTGATCCTGCGGGTCGCGCATCTGCGCGCGTGCGAATACGAGCTCCAGCATCACCGCCGGATGGCGCGGGCGGCCGGGCTGGACGCGGACCTGCAGGCCGCCATCTTCGCGTGGCCCGAACAGCTGGACCCGGTCGATGCCCGCCTGACCGTGCGTCAGCAGGCGCTGCTGGCGGCCACCGACGAGTTCGTCAAAGACCGGACCGTCACCGCCGACACGTGGCGACAGCTGGCAACCCATCTGGATCGGCGGCAGCTGATCGAATTCTGTCTACTGGCAAGCCAATACGACGGCCTCGCCGCGACCATGTCGGCGCTCGACATCCCGCTGGACCATCCGCCCCAGCTATAG
- a CDS encoding crotonase/enoyl-CoA hydratase family protein yields the protein MPDFQTLLYRTAGPVATITLNRPEQLNTIVPPMPDEIEAAIGLAERDPGVKVIVLRGAGRAFSGGYDFGGGFRHWGESMMTDGKWDPGKDFAMVSARETGPTQKFMAIWRASKPVIAQVHGWCVGGASDYALCADIVVASEDAVIGTPYSRMWGAYLTGMWLYRLSLAKAKWHSLTGRPLTGVQAAEVELINEAVPFERLEARVAEIAAELAQIPLSQLQAQKLIVNQAYENMGLASTQTLGGILDGLMRNTPEALDFIKTAEADGVRAAIERRDGPFGDYSQAPPELRPDPTHVIVPDRD from the coding sequence ATGCCCGATTTCCAGACGCTGCTGTACAGGACGGCCGGCCCGGTTGCCACCATCACGCTGAACCGTCCGGAGCAGCTCAACACCATCGTGCCGCCGATGCCCGACGAGATCGAGGCCGCCATCGGCCTGGCCGAGCGCGACCCCGGGGTCAAGGTCATCGTGCTGCGCGGTGCGGGCCGGGCCTTCTCCGGCGGCTACGACTTCGGCGGCGGGTTCCGGCACTGGGGCGAGTCCATGATGACCGACGGGAAATGGGATCCCGGCAAGGACTTCGCGATGGTCAGCGCCCGCGAGACCGGGCCGACGCAGAAGTTCATGGCCATCTGGCGGGCATCCAAGCCGGTGATCGCGCAGGTGCACGGCTGGTGCGTGGGCGGGGCCAGCGACTACGCGCTGTGCGCCGACATCGTCGTCGCCAGCGAGGACGCCGTGATCGGCACGCCCTACAGCCGGATGTGGGGGGCGTATCTGACCGGGATGTGGCTCTACCGGCTGAGCCTGGCCAAGGCGAAGTGGCACTCGCTGACGGGACGGCCGCTGACCGGCGTGCAGGCCGCCGAGGTCGAGTTGATCAACGAGGCGGTGCCGTTCGAGCGGCTGGAGGCGCGGGTCGCCGAGATCGCGGCCGAGCTGGCGCAGATCCCGCTGTCGCAGCTGCAGGCGCAGAAGCTGATCGTCAACCAGGCCTACGAGAACATGGGGCTGGCCTCCACCCAGACGCTGGGCGGCATCCTCGACGGCCTGATGCGCAATACTCCCGAGGCGCTGGACTTCATCAAGACCGCCGAGGCCGACGGCGTGCGGGCCGCGATTGAGCGTCGCGACGGCCCCTTCGGCGACTACAGTCAGGCGCCTCCGGAGCTGCGGCCCGACCCGACGCACGTCATCGTCCCTGATCGCGACTGA
- a CDS encoding DUF779 domain-containing protein — translation MVPPAGVVITAPAAEVLTRLQATHGPVMFHQSGGCCDGSSPMCYPRGDFLVGDRDVLLGVLDIGTDGVPVWISGPQYAAHYRDKHTQLVIDVVPGRGGGFSLEAPEGVRFLSRGRVFTDEEQASLATAAVITGADYERGERPGARGAVVADAAPTTCPPRR, via the coding sequence ATGGTCCCGCCCGCTGGGGTGGTCATCACCGCCCCGGCCGCCGAGGTGCTGACGCGGCTGCAGGCCACCCACGGCCCGGTGATGTTCCACCAGTCCGGCGGCTGCTGCGACGGCTCGTCGCCGATGTGTTATCCGCGCGGCGACTTCCTCGTCGGTGACCGCGACGTGCTGCTCGGTGTACTCGACATCGGGACGGACGGCGTGCCGGTGTGGATTTCGGGCCCGCAGTACGCGGCTCACTACCGCGACAAGCACACCCAACTGGTCATCGACGTGGTGCCGGGTCGCGGCGGCGGGTTCAGCCTGGAGGCGCCCGAAGGGGTCCGGTTCCTGTCCCGCGGCCGCGTCTTCACCGACGAAGAGCAGGCGTCGCTGGCCACCGCGGCGGTGATCACCGGCGCCGACTACGAACGCGGTGAGCGCCCCGGCGCGCGGGGCGCGGTGGTGGCCGACGCGGCCCCGACGACATGCCCCCCGCGCCGGTAA
- a CDS encoding prolyl oligopeptidase family serine peptidase, with product MTSQAHAAPEDNQDPYLWLEDVTGDEALDWVRARNEPTLARFRDENFERMRTEALEVLDTDARIPYVVRRGEYLYNFWRDAANPRGQWRRTTLDSYRTESPEWDVLIDVDELGRADGEKWVWAGAGVIYPEYTRALVSLSRGGSDAFIVREFDMLTRQFVDDGFQLPEAKSQVSWADPDTVLVGTDFGPGSLTDSGYPRVVKRWRRGTPLAEAETVFEGARSDVNVVASASRIPGYERTLIGRALDFWNEEVYELRGTELIRIDAPTDASVSLHREWLLIELRSDWSLGEATYPAGSLLAANYDEFLAGTARLQVIFEPDEHTALNHYAWTKDRLLIVSLADVASRVEIVTPGDWRREPLAGIPAATNTVVVSADDTGDEFFLDSSGFDSPSRLMRGTDDGQLEQIKSAPGFFDAENISVTQNFVTSQDGTSIPYFVVRPGGPQASYGPGPTLLYGYGGFESSNTPGYSGVLGRLWLARGGTYVLANIRGGGEYGPGWHTQAMREGRHKVAEDFAAVATDLVDRGITTVEQLGAQGGSNGGLLMGIMLTQYPERFGALVCSVPLLDMKRYHLLLAGASWVAEYGDPDNPDDWAFISEYSPYQNISSTRRYPPVLMTTSTRDDRVHPGHARKMTAALEAAGHPVFYYENIEGGHAGAADNEQVAFKSALTYSFLWQMLARP from the coding sequence ATGACGTCGCAAGCTCACGCCGCCCCCGAAGACAACCAAGATCCGTACCTGTGGCTCGAGGACGTCACCGGCGACGAGGCGCTGGACTGGGTGCGGGCGCGTAACGAGCCGACGCTGGCGCGGTTTCGCGACGAGAACTTCGAACGGATGCGCACCGAGGCGCTCGAGGTGCTCGATACCGACGCCCGCATCCCCTACGTGGTCCGCCGGGGCGAGTACCTCTACAACTTCTGGCGTGACGCGGCCAACCCTCGGGGCCAGTGGCGGCGCACCACGCTGGACAGCTACCGCACCGAGTCCCCCGAGTGGGACGTGCTGATCGACGTCGACGAGCTTGGCCGGGCGGACGGCGAGAAATGGGTATGGGCCGGCGCCGGCGTCATCTACCCCGAATACACCCGCGCGCTGGTCAGCCTGTCCCGGGGCGGCTCGGACGCCTTCATCGTGCGTGAATTCGACATGCTGACAAGGCAATTCGTCGATGACGGATTCCAGCTTCCGGAGGCCAAGTCGCAGGTCAGCTGGGCCGATCCGGACACCGTGCTGGTGGGCACCGACTTCGGGCCCGGTTCGCTGACCGATTCCGGCTATCCGCGGGTGGTCAAGCGCTGGCGCCGCGGCACCCCCCTCGCCGAGGCCGAAACGGTGTTCGAGGGGGCGCGTTCCGACGTCAACGTGGTGGCGAGCGCCAGCCGGATCCCCGGCTACGAACGCACCCTGATCGGCCGGGCACTGGACTTCTGGAACGAAGAGGTCTACGAGTTGCGCGGAACGGAACTCATCCGCATCGACGCGCCCACCGATGCCAGCGTGAGCCTGCACCGCGAGTGGCTGTTGATCGAGCTGCGCAGCGACTGGTCGTTGGGCGAGGCCACCTACCCCGCCGGGTCACTGCTGGCCGCGAATTACGACGAATTCCTCGCCGGCACAGCGCGATTGCAAGTGATCTTCGAACCCGACGAGCACACCGCCCTCAACCACTACGCGTGGACCAAGGATCGGCTGCTGATCGTCTCACTGGCCGACGTGGCCAGCCGCGTGGAGATCGTCACGCCCGGCGACTGGCGGCGCGAGCCGTTGGCCGGCATTCCCGCCGCGACCAACACCGTGGTCGTCTCCGCCGACGACACCGGCGACGAGTTCTTCTTGGATTCCAGCGGTTTCGACTCGCCCTCGCGGCTGATGCGCGGAACCGACGACGGGCAACTCGAACAGATCAAGTCCGCCCCGGGCTTCTTCGATGCCGAAAACATCTCGGTGACACAGAATTTCGTCACGTCGCAGGACGGCACCTCGATCCCCTACTTCGTGGTGCGGCCCGGCGGTCCGCAGGCTTCGTACGGACCGGGACCGACCCTGCTCTATGGCTACGGCGGCTTCGAATCGTCGAACACCCCGGGCTACAGCGGCGTGCTGGGGCGGCTGTGGCTGGCCCGCGGCGGCACGTATGTGCTGGCCAACATTCGCGGCGGCGGTGAATACGGCCCCGGCTGGCACACGCAGGCGATGCGCGAGGGCCGGCACAAGGTGGCCGAGGACTTCGCCGCCGTGGCAACCGATTTGGTGGATCGCGGCATCACCACGGTCGAGCAGCTCGGAGCCCAGGGCGGCAGCAACGGGGGCCTGCTGATGGGCATCATGTTGACCCAATACCCGGAGAGGTTCGGCGCGCTGGTGTGCAGCGTGCCCCTGCTGGACATGAAGCGCTATCACCTACTGCTGGCGGGCGCCTCGTGGGTCGCCGAATACGGCGACCCCGACAACCCCGACGACTGGGCGTTCATCTCCGAATACTCGCCCTACCAGAACATTTCGTCGACACGACGGTACCCGCCGGTGCTGATGACCACCTCCACCCGGGACGACCGGGTGCATCCGGGTCATGCCCGCAAGATGACCGCGGCGCTCGAGGCCGCCGGTCATCCGGTCTTCTACTACGAGAACATCGAGGGCGGGCACGCAGGCGCGGCGGACAACGAGCAGGTGGCGTTCAAGTCGGCGCTGACCTACTCGTTCCTATGGCAGATGCTCGCGCGGCCATAG
- the ramB gene encoding acetate metabolism transcriptional regulator RamB produces MSKTFVGSRVRQLRNERGFSQAALAQMLEISPSYLNQIEHDVRPLTVAVLLRITEVFGVDATFFSSQDDTRLVAELREVTMDRDLDVDVDPTEVAEMVSAHPGLARAVVNLHRRYRITTAQLAAATEERYSDGSGSGSITMPHEEVRDYFYQRQNYLHELDTAAEDLTIKMRLHHGDLARELTRRLTEVHGVHINRRIDLGDTVLHRYDPKTKTLEFSNHLSLGQQVFKMAAELAYLEFGDLIDTLVEEGKFTSEESHTLARLGLANYFAAAAVLPYRQFHDVAENFRYDVERLSSFYSISYETIAHRLSTLQRPSMRGVPFSFVRVDRAGNMSKRQSATGFHFSSSGGTCPLWNVYETFANPGKILVQIAQMPDGRNYMWVARTVERRAARYGQPGKTFAIGLGCELRHAHRLVYSEGLDVSGEPGTVATPIGAGCRVCERDNCPQRAFPALGRALDLDEHRSTVSPYLVTRP; encoded by the coding sequence GTGTCCAAGACGTTCGTCGGCTCCCGCGTTCGCCAGCTGCGCAACGAACGCGGATTCTCCCAGGCCGCGCTGGCCCAGATGCTGGAGATCTCGCCGAGCTACCTCAACCAGATCGAGCACGACGTCCGCCCGCTGACGGTGGCCGTGCTGCTGCGCATCACCGAGGTGTTCGGGGTGGATGCGACCTTCTTCTCCTCGCAGGACGACACCCGCCTGGTGGCCGAGTTGCGCGAGGTCACCATGGACCGCGATCTGGACGTCGACGTCGACCCGACGGAGGTCGCCGAGATGGTCAGCGCCCATCCCGGGTTGGCCCGCGCGGTGGTCAACCTGCACCGGCGCTACCGGATCACCACGGCGCAGCTCGCGGCCGCCACCGAGGAGCGGTACTCCGACGGCAGCGGGAGCGGCTCCATCACCATGCCGCACGAGGAAGTGCGCGACTACTTCTACCAACGGCAGAACTACCTGCACGAGCTGGACACCGCCGCCGAGGACCTCACCATCAAGATGCGGTTGCACCACGGCGATCTGGCGCGCGAGCTCACCCGCCGGCTCACCGAGGTGCACGGGGTGCACATCAACCGCCGAATCGACCTCGGCGACACCGTGCTGCACCGCTACGACCCCAAGACCAAGACGCTGGAATTCAGCAATCACCTGTCGTTGGGGCAGCAGGTTTTCAAGATGGCCGCCGAACTGGCCTACCTCGAATTCGGCGATCTGATCGACACTTTGGTCGAGGAGGGCAAGTTCACCAGCGAAGAGTCGCACACGCTGGCCCGGCTCGGGCTGGCCAACTACTTCGCCGCGGCCGCCGTGCTCCCCTACCGCCAGTTTCACGACGTCGCCGAGAACTTCCGCTACGACGTCGAGCGGCTGTCGTCGTTCTACTCGATCAGTTATGAGACCATCGCGCACCGGCTCTCGACGTTGCAGCGTCCGTCGATGCGGGGCGTGCCGTTCTCGTTCGTCCGGGTCGACCGGGCCGGGAACATGTCAAAACGTCAGTCCGCCACCGGGTTTCACTTCTCCTCCAGCGGAGGCACCTGCCCGCTGTGGAACGTGTACGAGACGTTCGCCAATCCGGGCAAGATCCTGGTGCAGATCGCCCAGATGCCCGACGGGCGCAACTACATGTGGGTGGCCCGCACCGTCGAACGTCGCGCGGCCCGGTATGGTCAGCCGGGTAAAACCTTCGCGATCGGGTTGGGCTGCGAGCTTCGCCACGCACACCGGCTCGTCTATTCCGAAGGACTCGACGTTTCGGGGGAACCAGGGACAGTGGCCACACCGATCGGCGCGGGCTGCCGGGTCTGCGAACGCGACAATTGCCCGCAGCGCGCCTTCCCGGCGCTCGGACGGGCACTCGATCTCGACGAGCACCGCAGCACGGTGTCTCCCTACCTGGTGACCCGACCGTGA